The genomic region CCTACCTCCTCTACCTCTCCTTGGCCACCCTCTTGGTCCTTCTGGGGGCGGTGATGTACAGCCCCAAACCCGTCCGTAAAGGAGGTGGCGCATGACCCTTAAAGCCCTGGCCCAAAGCCTCGGCATTACCCTTAAGTACCTCTTCTCCAAGCCGGTGACCGTTCCCTACCCCGATGCCCCCGTGGCCCTCAAGCCCCGGTTCCACGGCCGCCACGTGCTCACCCGCCACCCCAACGGCCTGGAGAAGTGCATCGGCTGCTCCTTGTGCGCCGCCGCCTGCCCCGCCTACGCCATCTACGTGGAACCCGCAGAAAACGACCCGGAGAACCCGGTCTCGGCGGGGGAGCGCTACGCCAAGGTCTACGAGATCAACATGCTCCGGTGCATCTTCTGCGGGCTTTGCGAGGAGGCTTGCCCCACCGGGGCCATCGTGCTGGGCTACGACTTCGAGATGGCCGACTACCAGTACTCCGACCTCATCTACGGCAAGGAGGACATGCTGGTGGACGTGGTGGGCACCAAGCCCCAGCGCCGGGAGGCCAAGATGACCGGCAAGCCCGTGAAGCCTGGCTACGTGGTGCCCTACGTGCGCCCTGAGCTGGAGGGCTTCAAGGCCCCCACGGAAGGAGGGAAGCGGTGAGCCCTTGGGAAGCTTTGGCCCTGCTCCTGCTCCTCGCCACCGGGGTACTGGTGGTGACCTTGAGGAACGCCATCCACGCCGCCTTGGCCCTCATCCTGAACTTCCTGGTGCTGGCCGGGGTCTATGTGGGCCTGGACGCCCGCTTTCTGGGTTTCATCCAGGTGATCGTGTACGCCGGGGCCATCGTGGTCCTCTTCCTCTTCGTGATCATGCTCCTGTACGCCGCCCAGGGGGAGGTGGGGTTTGACCCCCTGGTGCGTTCCAAGCCCCTGGCCGCCCTCCTGGCCCTGGGGATAGCCTTGGCCCTCTTCTCCGGGCTTTGGGGCCTGAACCTGGCCTTCGCGAAAGACCTGCAGGGGGGCCTGCCCCAGGCCCTGGGGCCCCTCCTCTACGGGGACTGGCTCTTCGTCCTCCTGGCGGTGGGCTTCCTCCTCATGGCGGCCACGGTGGTGGCCGTGGCCCTGGTCCAGCCCACCCGTCCCCTGGACGCCCTGCGCCCCGAGGAGCGCAAGGAGGAAAAGGAGGTGGTGCGGTGAGCTACCTCTTCACCTCGGCCCTGCTCTTCGCCCTGGGGGTTTACGGGGTCCTGACCCGCAGGACGGCCATATTGGTCTTCCTCTCCATTGAGCTCATGCTGAACGCGGCGAACCTCTCCCTGGTGGGCTTCGCCCGGGCCCATGGCCTCGAGGGCCAGGTGGCCGCCCTCATGGTCATCGCCATCGCCGCCGCCGAGGTGGCGGTGGGCCTGGGCCTCATCGTGGCCATCTTCCGCCACCGGGAGAGCACCGCGGTGGACGACCTTTCGGAGCTTAGGGGGTGAGCATGCTGCTGCTGACCATCCTCCTTCCCCTCTTGGGCTTTGCCCTCCTGGGGCTTTTCGGTAAGAGGTTAAAAGAGCCTCTGCCTGGGGCTATAGCCTCAGCCCTGGTCTTGGCCTCCTTCCTCCTGGGGGTGGGCCTCCTCGCCCAGGGTGGGGCCCGCTTCCAGGCGGAGTGGCTCCCCGGCATCCCCTTCAGCCTCCTCTTGGACAACCTTTCCGGCTTCATGCTCATGATCGTCACCGGCGTAGGCTTCCTCATCCACGTCTACGCCATCGGCTACATGCACGGGGACCCGGGCAATAGCCGCTTCTTCGCCTACTTCAACCTCTTCATCGCCATGATGCTCCTCCTGGTCCTGGCC from Thermus tengchongensis harbors:
- the nuoI gene encoding NADH-quinone oxidoreductase subunit NuoI, encoding MTLKALAQSLGITLKYLFSKPVTVPYPDAPVALKPRFHGRHVLTRHPNGLEKCIGCSLCAAACPAYAIYVEPAENDPENPVSAGERYAKVYEINMLRCIFCGLCEEACPTGAIVLGYDFEMADYQYSDLIYGKEDMLVDVVGTKPQRREAKMTGKPVKPGYVVPYVRPELEGFKAPTEGGKR
- a CDS encoding NADH-quinone oxidoreductase subunit J family protein, coding for MSPWEALALLLLLATGVLVVTLRNAIHAALALILNFLVLAGVYVGLDARFLGFIQVIVYAGAIVVLFLFVIMLLYAAQGEVGFDPLVRSKPLAALLALGIALALFSGLWGLNLAFAKDLQGGLPQALGPLLYGDWLFVLLAVGFLLMAATVVAVALVQPTRPLDALRPEERKEEKEVVR
- the nuoK gene encoding NADH-quinone oxidoreductase subunit NuoK, whose translation is MSYLFTSALLFALGVYGVLTRRTAILVFLSIELMLNAANLSLVGFARAHGLEGQVAALMVIAIAAAEVAVGLGLIVAIFRHRESTAVDDLSELRG